TGGGCGTGCGCCACATCTTCGAGGGTGTGGACCACCTGGCCTTCCTGCTGGCCGTGCTGCTGGTGGGGGGCGGCTGGAGGCGGGTGTTGCTGCTGGTGACGTCCTTCACGGTGGCGCACTCGCTCACGCTGGGGGCCGCCGCGCTGGGCTGGGTGGTGTTGGACGGAGTCCAGGCCCGGTGGGTGGAGGCCGCCATCGCCGCGTCCATCATCTATGTGGCGGTGGAGAACCTGGTGCTGCGCGAGCACCGGCACCGGGTGCTCGTCACCTTCCTCTTCGGGCTGATCCACGGCTTCGGCTTCGCGGGCGTGCTGGCCGGCTACGGCCTGGGCGAGTCCGTGGTGACGGCGCTGCTGGGCTTCAACGTCGGTGTGGAATTGGGCCAGGCGGTGGTGGTGGCGGTGCTGCTGCCCGTCCTCCGCATGGTCCAGCGCCGTCCGGCTTTGCACACGAGGGCCGTGAGGGGACTGTCCATCGGAATCCTCGCGGCTGGTGGGTACTGGATGGTTGAACGCGCCCTCGGTTGAATCCCGCGCTCGGCGTCCCTACGTTGGCGACTTGAAGGTAGGGAACAGGGGGACGTCAATGGGTGCGAGGCATACCCGGTTGGCTGCGGCGCTGGCCGCCGCGTGGGAGGCGGAGGTCGTCTCCGCCCGGCGGATGACGGCGCTGGCGGAGCGAATCGTGGATGCGAGGGTCCGGGCACGGCTGATGGTGTTGGCCGCGTTCTGCCGGGCTCACGCGTCGCGATTGCTCGCACGGCTGGCCGCGCTGGGCCGAGGTCCACTGCCGGTTCCTCCCGAGGACATCGAGCTGGATTCGGATACGTTGCTGGAACTGCGCCGCGAGGGGGCCTTCGCCCGTGCGTCGGCCGCCCGCTATGAGACGACCGCGGAGCTGGCCCGTCAGCAGGCGGACCTCTCCTCCGCGTGGGTCTGCGAGCTGAACCGCACCGAGGAGCAGGACCGCTCCCGGGAGCTGCTGTCCCTGGCCGAAGGGGCCCTGGGGCCCGTGGTCCACGCCGACGCGCCGGCCAGCGCCGCCCCGGGTGACTCATGAGGGAATGACATGGGTTTCTCGCTCTGCCGGTGACAGTTACCGTGCATTGGGCGTAGAAATCCGTTCATGGCGAAGGAGAGCTACAACGACCTCATCTTCCAGCTGGGCGACCTGGCTCGGGACAGGTTGCCGGGCAAGCCCACCTGTCCCCGTTCCATGGACCGCGTCTACCGCGCCGAAGAGGCGGTGGTGGCGCGCCGGGATGAACTGGCGGCGCTCGAGCAGGAGATGAATGACGAGGACGCGGCGTATTCGGACTTTCTCGCCGAGCAGGGGGAGGAGCGGGCGAAGCACGCCGTCATCGTCAAGAAGTGGAAGAAGGCGGTGGACGCCATCGACGGCAAGGTGAAGGAGCTGCGCAAGACGCTCGCGTCTCGCAAGGCCGAACAGCGCTACGCCGAGGATGGCCTGGTCAAGCTCGAGAAGAAGATCAGCGACATGGAGCTGACCGGCGAGCCGCCCGACAAGATCGAACTGGCCCGCGGCAACCTCAAGAAGAACCGGCTCCAGCAGATGCGGCTCGGTCGGCAACTGGAGGATCTGGAGTCCAACCTGGCCACCGCCCTCACGCCCTTGCCCGGTCAGCCCGGCGCGGCAGGCATCCTGGCGCACAAGCGCATGCTGGAGATGGAGGACGAGGCGGAGGAGCGCAAGCTCGACCACGAGCACCGCATGGCGGAGCTCGACCAGGCAATCGCCGCCAAGGAGGAACAGGTCCAGGCCTCGGAGGATTATCTGGATCAAGCACTGTTCCTCCTGGGCGAAGACGTGTATGCACAGCGCATCAACGATGCGCAGCTCGCACCGTTCTACCCGCGGTTGGATCGCGCGCAGTGAGAGAGGCACCCGCCCGTAGTGCTTGACGGCGGAGACCTGTCTGCTACATTGCGCCGCTTCCTGGCGACCGCGGGGACGCGTGCAGTCCAGGTCATTGAACTTATTGGGTTTTTCCGCGCCACCAGCGCGCTGGCAGTGAGGACGACGTGAAGGGTCTGATTGGCAAGAAGATCGGCATGACCCAGGTGTTCAACGATGAGGGCAACCTCGTCCCGGTCACGGTGATCGACGTGGGCACCTGCCAGGTCGTTGGCAAGCGCACCCCGGAGAAGGACAACTACTCCGCGGTGACCATCGGTTTTGGTGAGATCCGCGAGAAGATTCTCAACCTGGCCGAGCGCGGTTTCTTCAAGAAGGCCAACGCGCCTTACCGCCGCCACCTGAAGGAATTCCGCGTCACGCCGGAGGAGGCTGCCTCCTTCAACGTGGGCGACGCCGTCAAGGCGGACATGTTCGCCAAGGGCGAGCTGGTCGACGTGACCGGCATCACCAAGGGCCGCGGTTTCTCCGGCGTCATGCGCCGCTGGAACTTCAAGGGCTCGCAGACGAAGACGCACGGTACGCACGAGTACCAGCGTCACCCGGGCGCCATCGGTCAGCGTAAGACGCCGGGCCGCGTGTACCCGAACAAGAAGATGCCCGGTCACTACGGCGTGGATCAGGTCACCACCCAGAACCTGACCGTGGTGGACGTGGACGTGGAGAAGGGCCTGGTGCTCGTGAAGGGTGCCGTCGCCGGCCACAACAACGGCGTCGTCTACATCCGCCCCAGCATCAAGGCGGCCATGCGCGCGCAGCACAAGGCCGCGCGCGGCGCGTAGTTCGCTGCTGAGCGTTTGAACGCTCGAAGCGCCCCGCTTCCGGGCCCGATTCCTCGGGCATCCGGGCGGGGCGTTTGTCTTGCGGGGCAGGGTGCGTGCGGTTTCCGCGGGTGGGCAGGTGTCTGCCCCGCGTGACGACCCGCATGCCTGCTTCATCACGTCCCGTGCCGTGGGATGCCCCGGAAACGTTGACCGGTGGGCGCCCGGTGGGAACGACCGTGAAAAGAATTCCGACTCCAGGCCACCTCGGCTTGTCGGTCGTGGAAGCCGTGCGCACATCCAGGCCCCACGAAGGAGTCTGAGCGTCGGGTGACGCGGACTCCGTGGCTCGGGGAGTTCATTGCACTCCCGCTCATGGCGGCCCATCCCACGGGCCGGGCAGGATTATGATCGCACGCACGCTCTGCGTCTTTGCTTCGTTGGCCGTCTCTCTGGCGGCGCCGGTTGCCGCGGCACAGGACGACGAGAACGTCCTGGACAAGGTCGTCGTCCGCAACCGGCTGTACGAACCGGGCGGCAAGTTGGAGATGTCCTTCGGGGTCGGTCTGCCGCTGCAGACACACCTGACGGCGCACTACGTCTTCAACGCCGGGGTGGCCTACAACCTCTTCAACAGCTTCGCGGTGGAGGCTCGGGCCGGCTACGCGGCCAGCCGTCATACGGGCCTGGCGCGTTCCATCTCCGAGAGCTTCCTCAACCGCGAGGACAAGCGCGTCACCGACGAGCTGGAAGACCTCTGGCAGATGAACCTGCACGGGGTGGCAGGTGTCCGCTGGGCGCCCATCTACGGGAAGCTCAGCCTGCTGTCGGACCTGCCGGTCCACTTCCAGGCCTACGTCTGGGCGGGCGGGGGCCTCGCCTCGTTCAAGCGCAACTCCGTGATCCAGTGCACGCAGGTGGTGAACCGCGAGCTGGGCATCTGCGACAACCGCACGTCGGTGGATGACCGCGGGTCGGCCACCCAGAACTTCTGGGTGAATGAGTCGCGGGTCGCCCCGGTGGTGTCGGCGGCGGTGGGCTTCCGCTTCTTCATCCTGGACAAGCACGGCGTGCGCCTGGAGCTGCGCGACTGGGCCTTCCGGGACAACTACCGCGTCAACCTGGAGCGCGATGCGTGGGAGGCGGGGCAGGCGACGGGGGAGCCCGCGCGCAGCCCTGGCCTCACGCACCTGGTGCAGTTCGACCTTGGCTACACCTTCTCCTTCTAGGTCCACCTGACTATGCGACCGTTCCTGTCCCTCGCGCTCCTTGTCGCCACGGCCACGCAGGCCGCGCCACGCGTCCCGGCTCCGGCCTTCGCGCTGGCGCAGGTCCAGCAAGTGCCCGCGCCCGGTGCTGAGACGTCCGTGCCGCCACCGTCCACGCAGTCCCAGTCGCTTCCGGAGGCCCCTGTCGGGCCCGCGTCCCGGCCCGAGCCGCTGGTGCCCGCGGAAGCCACGGAAGCGTTCGCGCCGCCCGCGGGTGTCCGCCCCAACGCGGCCCCGGCGCAGGGCTCCGACGAGGTGCCCGCGAGCGAGCCTTCCCGTGTTGACGACACCGCGCCGGTGCCCTCCGCCGAGCCCGCGCCCACCGTGGGGACGGACCCCGCTCCCGCGACGACGGGCATGGCCGGGCAGGAGGCGCCGCCGGTTCCCGATGATGCACCGATGCTGGCGTCCGACCTGGGCTCCGATGCGCCGCGCACCACGGATGCGCAGCAGCAGCGGCTGGTGAACGGAGCGCCGCTCTACAACCCCAACGTGTCGGTGCACATCGTCCAGAAGAAGCGCTTCGCGGACGAGGGCCGTCACGAGCTGACGGTGTACCCGGCCACGGTGCAGGTGAACGGGAAGTACACCGACCACGCGGGCACGGCGGCGCACTACACCTATCACCTGCAGGAGAACTTCGCCCTCCAGGTGATGGGCCAGTACAACTGGTACTCGAACGAGAGCGCCTTCAACCTGGAGCTCATCGACAAGGTCCGTGAGCAGGCGCAGGCGGCCTCGTCGCTGCTCCTGGTGTGGGGCGCCCACGCGGGCGTGGAGGTGACGCCGCTCTACGGCAAGTTCGCCTTCCTCAACAACTCGCTCGCGCAGTTCAGCGTGGTGCTCAGTGGCGGCGCGGGCGTCGGCTCCACGCGCCACCTCATCCGCCCCGCGGTGACGAACGATGTGGAGGGCGAGTCGTTCCGGGTGCCCGCGCGCTTCGGTGACACGGGCACCAAGTTCATGGGCTCGGTGGGGGGCGGCTTCCGGCTCCAGTTCGGCGAGTCGTACGCGCTGCGCGTGGAGGTGCGGGACCTCATCTACACCGCGCGCGTGGACCGGGTGGACGGCTGCAACCTGGCGGACTTCGAGGCGCTCGAAGCGGCGCGTTCCACCAACCAGGACTTCGCCTCGCTGAACCTGAGCGGCAGCTGCCGCTACGAGAAGTTCGACGGCATCGACCCGAAGACGAAGAAGAACTACCGCGAGGACATCATCCTGGGCCGAGACCTGGTGGTCGAGCCGTCCTCGGACGTCCTCAACAACGTGAGCTTCTACGCCGGCTTCTCTGTCCTCTTCTGATGCGCAGGAAGGCCTGAACCGCCATGAAACGACTGCTCAGCCTCTTCGTCGCCCTGGCGCCGCTCGCGGTGTCCGCCCAGCCTGATTCGGGTGGCTACAACCGCGCGCTGGCCGCCTTCAACGCCGGTGACATGGACACCGCCGCACCCCTCTTCTTCGAACTCGCGGAGAGCGCCTCCGACGCGGAGGTGAAGGGCAAGGCGGAGTACTTCCTCGGACAGTCCTTGGCCCAGAAGGGCCTGCCCGTGGCCGCCTTCATCACCTATGCGGCCATCGTCAATGCCGGACCCTCGCACCCCTCGTATCTCAAGGCGGTGGAGGGACTGGTGGACATGCAGCAGCAACTGGATGAGCACAACCTCATCCCCAGCATCCTCAACCAGGCCTACACCGACGAGGTGCGCGACCGCTGGGTGACGCTGCCCAAGGAGGTGCTCGCGCGCATCAACTACCTGGTGGGCACGGTGAGCCAGCGCAAGAGCCGCTTCGAGGAAGCGCGCTCGCTGCTGGAGGCGGTCCCCCAGGACAGTCGCGTGTACGCGAAGTCCCGCTACCTGCTCGGCGTGGTGCTGGCGGACCCGCGCTTCCCGGGCCGTCCCAGCGAGGCCTCCGTGTTGGACAAGGACGCGCTGGCCGCCTTCAACGCGGTACTGGCCGCGAAGGAGGGGCAGTTGGACTTGCGCGCCACGCAGCACCTGGCGCTCATCGCCCTGGGCCGGCTCCACTACCGCCGCGGTGAGTACACCGACGCCAGCGCCGCTTATGAGCGAGTGCCGCGCTACTCGCGCTACTGGGACCAGGCCCTCTTCGAGAACGGCTTCGCGCGCTTTCAGAACGAGGACTTCGGCGGGGCGCTCGGCAGCCTCCAGGCGCTGCATGCGCCGCAGTTCGCCGGGGCCTTCCAGCCCGAGTCGTGGATTCTCAAGGCGACCGTCTATTACTACTCGTGCCTCTACGACGAGGTGAAGACGACGCTGGCGGCCTTCGACGAAATCTACGCTCCCATGGAGCGGCAACTGGAGCCCTTCACCGGGGAGGACGTGCCGCTGGTGCAGTCCTTCAACCTGGTCGCGGCGGAGAACCGCCGGTTGCCGCGCCCGGTATACCTGTGGCTTCGCAACAACGAGCGCATCCGCGAGGTGATGCGGATGCTGGAGCGCGTGGACGATGAGAAGCGTGCGCTGACGAACGGACGCTGGCGCGGTACGCCGCTGGCGGCGCAGTCCACCGCGTCGCTCGAGGAGGTTCGCGGGACGCTGCTGCAGGTGGGCGGAACGCTGGCGCAGAGCCGCATTCGTGAGGCAGCGGACAACCTGCGGACCTTCTCCGACCAGGCGGAAATCATCCGCGTGCAGACGGCCTTGGATGAGAAGGACTTGTTGCAGGCCGGCGTTGACCAGAAGGCGCTGCTGACGCGGCAGTCGCTGTATCGCCCGAAGATGCCGAGCGCGGCCTGGAACTACTGGAAGTTCCAGGGCGAGTTCTGGATCGACGAGATTGGTTATTACCAATACACGCTGAAACGTGGCTGCCCGGCGAAGACCGCTGAACAGCAGCCGTAGGTTCACGAGCGACGCTGTCACGCATGCACGTACCTTGAGGGGCCGGCTCCACGCGACACCGCGTGGAAGCGGCCCCTCTGTCGTTGTTGACAGTGCGCAAGCACCGTTCCACCGCCACTTCTCAATCCAGAAATGCGCATCTACTTTCCGTCGTCCCTCGTCAGTGGGTGCTGGATTGCCCGCATGCCGGGTCGGCTTCACGGCAGGAGCTCGCATGAAGGTGGTTCTTCGTTTCGGTGCGCTGGCGGTGGGCGCGGTGCTCATCACTGGCGGGGTGGGAGAGGCGGCGGAAACGCAGGCC
This portion of the Myxococcus xanthus genome encodes:
- the rplC gene encoding 50S ribosomal protein L3 translates to MKGLIGKKIGMTQVFNDEGNLVPVTVIDVGTCQVVGKRTPEKDNYSAVTIGFGEIREKILNLAERGFFKKANAPYRRHLKEFRVTPEEAASFNVGDAVKADMFAKGELVDVTGITKGRGFSGVMRRWNFKGSQTKTHGTHEYQRHPGAIGQRKTPGRVYPNKKMPGHYGVDQVTTQNLTVVDVDVEKGLVLVKGAVAGHNNGVVYIRPSIKAAMRAQHKAARGA
- a CDS encoding outer membrane beta-barrel domain-containing protein produces the protein MIARTLCVFASLAVSLAAPVAAAQDDENVLDKVVVRNRLYEPGGKLEMSFGVGLPLQTHLTAHYVFNAGVAYNLFNSFAVEARAGYAASRHTGLARSISESFLNREDKRVTDELEDLWQMNLHGVAGVRWAPIYGKLSLLSDLPVHFQAYVWAGGGLASFKRNSVIQCTQVVNRELGICDNRTSVDDRGSATQNFWVNESRVAPVVSAAVGFRFFILDKHGVRLELRDWAFRDNYRVNLERDAWEAGQATGEPARSPGLTHLVQFDLGYTFSF
- a CDS encoding outer membrane beta-barrel domain-containing protein, encoding MRPFLSLALLVATATQAAPRVPAPAFALAQVQQVPAPGAETSVPPPSTQSQSLPEAPVGPASRPEPLVPAEATEAFAPPAGVRPNAAPAQGSDEVPASEPSRVDDTAPVPSAEPAPTVGTDPAPATTGMAGQEAPPVPDDAPMLASDLGSDAPRTTDAQQQRLVNGAPLYNPNVSVHIVQKKRFADEGRHELTVYPATVQVNGKYTDHAGTAAHYTYHLQENFALQVMGQYNWYSNESAFNLELIDKVREQAQAASSLLLVWGAHAGVEVTPLYGKFAFLNNSLAQFSVVLSGGAGVGSTRHLIRPAVTNDVEGESFRVPARFGDTGTKFMGSVGGGFRLQFGESYALRVEVRDLIYTARVDRVDGCNLADFEALEAARSTNQDFASLNLSGSCRYEKFDGIDPKTKKNYREDIILGRDLVVEPSSDVLNNVSFYAGFSVLF
- a CDS encoding tetratricopeptide repeat protein, whose translation is MKRLLSLFVALAPLAVSAQPDSGGYNRALAAFNAGDMDTAAPLFFELAESASDAEVKGKAEYFLGQSLAQKGLPVAAFITYAAIVNAGPSHPSYLKAVEGLVDMQQQLDEHNLIPSILNQAYTDEVRDRWVTLPKEVLARINYLVGTVSQRKSRFEEARSLLEAVPQDSRVYAKSRYLLGVVLADPRFPGRPSEASVLDKDALAAFNAVLAAKEGQLDLRATQHLALIALGRLHYRRGEYTDASAAYERVPRYSRYWDQALFENGFARFQNEDFGGALGSLQALHAPQFAGAFQPESWILKATVYYYSCLYDEVKTTLAAFDEIYAPMERQLEPFTGEDVPLVQSFNLVAAENRRLPRPVYLWLRNNERIREVMRMLERVDDEKRALTNGRWRGTPLAAQSTASLEEVRGTLLQVGGTLAQSRIREAADNLRTFSDQAEIIRVQTALDEKDLLQAGVDQKALLTRQSLYRPKMPSAAWNYWKFQGEFWIDEIGYYQYTLKRGCPAKTAEQQP